A region from the Clavibacter sp. A6099 genome encodes:
- a CDS encoding non-ribosomal peptide synthetase yields MNAEQLIDDLNARGVRLWAEDGRIRFRGPRGVIDDDRRELIRRHRDDVLAILDGRATTGADAAGPDATAHRADPAAAHDPFPLTPVQTAYLLGRTDAYPYGGVACSADLDLSWPADTDPARIVDAWIRLVGHHGMLRAEIHPDGSQRVLADPGPVEVPVDDLRGLGPASIGHRLDAVRADLAQGTGRDPGWPRVRAVVTRADDAVRMHLAVDLLVLDHASLQLVLDQLRALVEDPAAALPGTSDGPGFRDCVLARRALTASAAYERDRSYWWRRLDDLPPAPELPLADHDPMAAPARFRRLSAVLDPAAAARLDRAASDAGVTPTSALLAAYAETVGRWSRSPRFLLNVPVSDRGGLPDGAAHVVGDFTSVELLEVDLTEDVPAVERMRALSARLLEDLAHPLCGGTELLAELTRRRGGDARDVALAPVVFTSALAGDAASAPTGDGGRITAAVTRTPQVWIDCQALRVPDGLQLSWDVREGVLADGVADAAFGAFLGAVRALADDPAAWHRPVAVDLPADQHARRIRVGDTGDPVAPALVHEPLLAAAEAAPDAPAVIAPDRTLTHDELVRRAAAVAARLRSTGHRPGDRVAIVAARGWEQVVAVVGVLLAGGAYVPVDVAQPRIRRDTVLADAGIRQVLTQQALVGAPADWPAGVERIAVDALEPAAARPAADAGRDGVDPADPAYVIYTSGSTGTPKGAILSHHAAHNTLVDIRERFGVGPDDRVLALAGLGFDLSVFDVLGVLGAGGAMVLPDPRRRDDPSHWAALIARHRVTLWNSVPAQARMLQDYRDAVVATGGPADGDAPSTLRLALLSGDWIPVTLPDAMRAGHPELTVVSLGGATEAAIWSVHHVIGEVDRLLPSIPYGTPLRGQRLAVVDHLGRDRPEGVPGEILIRGAGVALGYLGDAERTRERFGVDPATGDREYRTGDIGRYLPDGSIELLGREDAQVKIRGYRIELAEIQAAVLAHPGVADCAVQVAEGAAGRHLVGIVQPERIAPVATPEDRAAGEAAGAALAVAAADVDTDALGAFLAQFDEHALRVIERTLAAAGALVDPAVPLTDDEVARLLGASDAHRVVVRRWLRALARRERIAHDADGSYRGALSADPERVARAWARVEEAEREIGWSAELLRHVQASSLALADLVSGDLDIAELLYPGAPSDAIGAAYRDNLGVRLLTAALTAAVVALADRHDARGHGPDEPLRILEVRGGVGGAADQLIPALAGRAVEYVFTDPSMFHVGEARERHPDRPGVRFQAFDPAIDPLPQGQRPNSYDVVICSNGLHGVPDVPAALERLQGLLAPHGHLAVIESTREDNPPLMIATDFMEVRAGGPADARLAGDALLFAAAEWRSLLGDLGARGIQQVPADEDPLSGLGQHLLLAQVKADRAPLRAASLRRHTADRLPEYMVPRRWQVLDALPVTANGKVDRAALARLAEDRAPAATVAAGSDAPRDDVERRLQELWAELLGRPGIGRDDDFFALGGDSLLVARLVGRMREQLPEVVDLEWDVVLRHMLRRPTIAGLAGYVRQAGQGAAGERDAPATPAVSLLSGSGRGPATVLVHAGIGTIMPYRALMTEIRRRSRGTGSLYGVEVPDLDAFLDADPHGLIDRIAAEYARELLATGIRTFHVVGYCLGGLVATEVARALTEAGADVASFTAISSHSPAFRLDDEMVSEYSFAMMIGIDPVDLGFPADPWRIAAAGARILERTPGVMPVDGYASLDGEFADIGRAFLDLSRIPRRARIARMCEVVPPASGSYTPEQMTRFFRTFRQSVFAITRYRPDPYAGDITFLRHSGAYPFPGSREAVTDYWEELALGELDIVDIPGDHYDCLSVEHAPRVLSILTRVTGGAVIA; encoded by the coding sequence GTGAACGCTGAACAGCTCATCGACGACCTCAACGCCCGCGGCGTCCGGCTCTGGGCGGAGGACGGGCGGATCCGGTTCCGCGGGCCGCGCGGCGTGATCGACGACGACCGGCGCGAACTCATCCGCCGGCACCGCGACGACGTGCTCGCGATCCTCGACGGACGGGCCACGACCGGCGCCGACGCCGCGGGCCCGGACGCCACGGCCCACCGCGCCGACCCGGCCGCCGCGCACGACCCGTTCCCGCTCACGCCCGTGCAGACCGCGTACCTCCTCGGGCGCACCGACGCGTACCCCTACGGCGGCGTCGCCTGCAGTGCCGACCTCGACCTGTCGTGGCCGGCGGACACCGACCCCGCGCGCATCGTCGACGCGTGGATCCGCCTGGTCGGGCACCACGGGATGCTGCGCGCCGAGATCCACCCCGACGGCTCGCAGCGCGTGCTCGCCGACCCCGGCCCCGTCGAGGTGCCGGTCGACGACCTCCGCGGCCTCGGCCCGGCCTCGATCGGGCACCGGCTCGACGCCGTGCGCGCGGACCTCGCGCAGGGCACCGGCCGCGACCCCGGCTGGCCGCGCGTGCGCGCCGTCGTGACCCGCGCCGACGACGCCGTCCGCATGCACCTGGCGGTCGATCTGCTCGTGCTCGACCACGCCAGCCTGCAGCTCGTGCTCGACCAGCTGCGCGCGCTCGTCGAGGATCCGGCCGCCGCGCTGCCCGGCACGTCCGACGGGCCCGGCTTCCGCGACTGCGTGCTGGCCCGCCGCGCGCTCACGGCGTCGGCCGCGTACGAGCGCGACCGCTCCTACTGGTGGCGGCGCCTGGACGACCTGCCGCCCGCGCCGGAGCTGCCGCTCGCGGACCACGATCCGATGGCCGCGCCCGCGCGGTTCCGCCGACTGTCGGCCGTGCTCGATCCCGCCGCCGCCGCGCGCCTCGACCGCGCCGCCTCCGACGCCGGCGTGACCCCCACGAGCGCCCTGCTCGCCGCCTACGCCGAGACCGTGGGCCGCTGGAGCCGCAGCCCGCGCTTCCTGCTCAACGTGCCCGTCTCGGATCGCGGCGGCCTGCCCGACGGCGCCGCGCACGTGGTGGGCGACTTCACGTCCGTGGAGCTGCTCGAGGTCGACCTCACCGAGGACGTGCCCGCCGTGGAGCGGATGCGGGCGCTCTCCGCCCGCCTGCTCGAGGACCTCGCCCACCCGCTCTGCGGCGGCACCGAGCTCCTCGCCGAGCTCACCCGGCGACGCGGCGGCGACGCGCGCGACGTGGCGCTCGCCCCCGTGGTCTTCACGAGCGCGCTCGCCGGCGACGCCGCGAGCGCGCCCACGGGCGACGGCGGGCGGATCACCGCGGCCGTCACGCGCACGCCGCAGGTGTGGATCGACTGCCAGGCCCTCCGCGTGCCCGACGGCCTCCAGCTCAGCTGGGACGTGCGGGAGGGCGTGCTCGCCGACGGCGTGGCCGACGCCGCGTTCGGCGCCTTCCTCGGCGCCGTGCGCGCCCTCGCCGACGACCCGGCCGCGTGGCACCGGCCGGTCGCGGTCGACCTGCCCGCCGACCAGCACGCGCGGCGGATCCGGGTGGGCGACACCGGGGACCCGGTCGCCCCCGCGCTCGTGCACGAGCCGCTCCTCGCGGCGGCCGAGGCCGCGCCCGACGCGCCCGCGGTCATCGCCCCCGACCGCACGCTGACCCACGACGAGCTCGTGCGCCGCGCCGCCGCCGTCGCCGCGCGCCTCCGCTCCACCGGGCACCGCCCGGGCGACCGCGTGGCCATCGTCGCCGCGCGCGGCTGGGAGCAGGTCGTCGCCGTCGTCGGCGTTCTCCTCGCGGGCGGCGCCTACGTGCCCGTGGACGTGGCCCAGCCGAGGATCCGCCGCGACACCGTGCTGGCGGACGCCGGCATTCGGCAGGTGCTCACCCAGCAGGCCCTCGTCGGCGCGCCCGCGGACTGGCCCGCGGGCGTCGAGCGGATCGCCGTCGATGCGCTCGAGCCCGCCGCCGCCCGGCCGGCCGCCGACGCCGGGCGGGACGGCGTGGATCCGGCCGACCCCGCCTACGTCATCTACACGTCCGGCTCCACGGGCACGCCCAAGGGCGCGATCCTCTCCCACCACGCCGCGCACAACACGCTCGTCGACATCCGGGAGCGCTTCGGCGTGGGCCCCGACGACCGCGTGCTCGCCCTCGCCGGGCTCGGCTTCGATCTGTCGGTCTTCGACGTGCTCGGCGTGCTCGGGGCGGGCGGCGCCATGGTGCTGCCGGACCCGCGACGACGCGACGACCCCTCGCACTGGGCCGCGCTCATCGCCCGCCACCGCGTCACCCTCTGGAACTCCGTGCCCGCGCAGGCGCGCATGCTGCAGGACTACCGCGACGCGGTCGTCGCCACCGGCGGCCCGGCGGACGGGGACGCCCCGAGCACGCTGCGGCTCGCGCTGCTCTCGGGCGACTGGATCCCCGTGACCCTCCCCGACGCCATGCGCGCCGGCCACCCCGAGCTCACGGTCGTGAGCCTCGGCGGCGCGACCGAGGCCGCCATCTGGTCGGTGCACCACGTGATCGGCGAGGTCGACCGGCTGCTGCCGAGCATCCCGTACGGCACCCCCCTGCGCGGCCAGCGCCTGGCGGTCGTCGACCACCTGGGTCGCGACCGGCCCGAGGGCGTGCCCGGCGAGATCCTCATCCGCGGCGCGGGCGTGGCGCTCGGGTACCTCGGAGATGCCGAGCGCACGCGCGAGCGCTTCGGCGTGGATCCCGCCACGGGCGACCGCGAGTACCGCACGGGCGACATCGGCCGCTACCTCCCCGACGGCAGCATCGAGCTGCTCGGCCGCGAGGACGCGCAGGTGAAGATCCGCGGCTACCGCATCGAGCTGGCGGAGATCCAGGCCGCGGTGCTCGCCCACCCGGGCGTCGCCGACTGCGCCGTGCAGGTGGCGGAGGGGGCCGCGGGCCGGCACCTCGTGGGGATCGTGCAGCCCGAGCGGATCGCGCCCGTCGCGACGCCGGAGGACCGGGCAGCCGGCGAAGCCGCAGGCGCCGCGCTCGCGGTCGCCGCGGCCGACGTGGACACCGACGCCCTCGGCGCCTTCCTCGCCCAGTTCGACGAGCACGCGCTCCGGGTGATCGAGCGGACCCTCGCCGCCGCAGGCGCGCTCGTCGACCCGGCCGTCCCCCTCACGGACGACGAGGTCGCGCGGCTCCTCGGCGCGAGCGACGCCCACCGCGTCGTCGTGCGCCGGTGGCTGCGCGCGCTCGCCCGCCGCGAGCGCATCGCCCACGACGCCGACGGGTCGTACCGGGGCGCGCTGTCCGCGGATCCGGAGCGGGTCGCCCGCGCCTGGGCCCGCGTGGAGGAGGCCGAGCGGGAGATCGGCTGGAGCGCCGAGCTGCTCCGCCACGTGCAGGCGTCGAGCCTCGCGCTCGCGGACCTCGTGAGCGGCGACCTCGACATCGCGGAGCTGCTCTACCCGGGCGCCCCGAGCGACGCGATCGGCGCCGCCTACCGCGACAACCTCGGCGTGCGCCTGCTCACCGCCGCGCTCACGGCCGCGGTCGTCGCGCTCGCCGACCGGCACGACGCCCGGGGGCACGGGCCCGACGAGCCGCTGCGGATCCTCGAGGTGCGCGGCGGCGTGGGCGGCGCGGCCGACCAGCTGATCCCCGCGCTCGCGGGCCGCGCCGTCGAGTACGTCTTCACCGACCCCTCGATGTTCCACGTCGGCGAGGCGCGCGAGCGCCACCCCGACCGCCCTGGCGTGCGGTTCCAGGCCTTCGATCCGGCCATCGACCCGCTGCCGCAGGGCCAGCGCCCGAACTCCTACGACGTCGTGATCTGCTCCAACGGCCTGCACGGCGTGCCCGACGTGCCCGCGGCGCTCGAGCGTCTGCAGGGCCTCCTCGCCCCGCACGGCCACCTCGCCGTGATCGAGAGCACGCGCGAGGACAACCCGCCGCTCATGATCGCCACCGACTTCATGGAGGTGCGCGCGGGCGGTCCCGCCGACGCGCGGCTCGCCGGCGACGCCCTGCTCTTCGCGGCCGCCGAGTGGCGGTCGCTGCTCGGCGACCTCGGCGCCCGGGGGATCCAGCAGGTGCCCGCAGACGAGGATCCGCTCTCCGGCCTCGGCCAGCACCTGCTGCTCGCGCAGGTGAAGGCCGACCGCGCGCCGCTCCGGGCCGCATCGCTCCGCCGCCACACCGCCGACCGCCTACCGGAGTACATGGTGCCGCGCCGCTGGCAGGTGCTCGACGCGCTGCCGGTCACCGCGAACGGCAAGGTCGACCGGGCGGCCCTCGCCCGTCTCGCGGAGGACCGGGCGCCCGCGGCGACGGTCGCCGCCGGATCCGACGCGCCGCGCGACGACGTCGAGCGCCGCCTCCAGGAGCTGTGGGCGGAGCTGCTCGGCCGCCCCGGCATCGGCCGCGACGACGACTTCTTCGCGCTCGGCGGCGACTCGCTCCTCGTGGCGCGCCTCGTCGGCCGGATGCGGGAGCAGCTCCCCGAGGTCGTCGACCTCGAGTGGGACGTGGTGCTCCGCCACATGCTGCGCCGCCCCACCATCGCGGGACTCGCGGGCTACGTGCGCCAGGCCGGCCAAGGTGCCGCGGGCGAGCGCGACGCGCCCGCGACGCCGGCCGTGAGCCTGCTCTCCGGATCCGGCCGGGGCCCGGCCACCGTGCTCGTCCACGCCGGGATCGGCACGATCATGCCGTACCGCGCGCTCATGACCGAGATCCGCCGCCGGTCCCGCGGCACCGGCTCGCTGTACGGCGTGGAGGTCCCCGACCTCGACGCCTTCCTCGACGCCGACCCGCACGGGCTCATCGACCGGATCGCCGCCGAGTACGCCCGCGAGCTCCTCGCGACCGGGATCCGCACCTTCCACGTCGTCGGCTACTGCCTCGGCGGCCTGGTCGCCACCGAGGTGGCGCGCGCGCTCACGGAGGCGGGTGCCGACGTCGCGTCGTTCACCGCCATCAGCAGCCACAGCCCCGCGTTCCGGCTCGACGACGAGATGGTGTCCGAGTACTCGTTCGCGATGATGATCGGGATCGACCCCGTCGACCTCGGCTTCCCGGCGGACCCGTGGCGCATCGCCGCGGCGGGCGCGCGCATCCTCGAGAGGACCCCCGGGGTCATGCCGGTGGACGGCTACGCGTCGCTCGACGGCGAGTTCGCCGACATCGGCCGGGCGTTCCTCGACCTGTCGCGCATCCCGCGCCGGGCCCGCATCGCCCGCATGTGCGAGGTGGTGCCGCCGGCGTCCGGCAGCTACACCCCGGAGCAGATGACGCGCTTCTTCCGCACCTTCCGGCAGAGCGTGTTCGCGATCACGCGCTACCGGCCGGATCCGTACGCGGGCGACATCACGTTCCTCCGGCACAGCGGCGCGTACCCGTTCCCGGGCAGCAGGGAGGCGGTGACCGACTACTGGGAGGAGCTCGCGCTCGGCGAGCTCGACATCGTCGACATCCCGGGCGACCACTACGACTGCCTGTCGGTCGAGCACGCGCCGCGCGTGCTGTCGATCCTCACGCGGGTCACGGGCGGGGCGGTGATCGCGTGA